Proteins encoded within one genomic window of Dyadobacter chenhuakuii:
- the porV gene encoding type IX secretion system outer membrane channel protein PorV, with protein MRLFFVSLSSLFILSTGALLAQTTPSSTQRIPHSPLSFLTFAPDARSAAMGEAGVALSPDANATYWNAAKLPYNTKDIGVSASYTPWLRNLVDDMWLGYLTGYKKLGDKQAVALSVNYFNNGELDLRTSTGAQNGYFTSRELAISGTYARQLGKNFSLGLTLKYISSNLAGKAVIDQISLNPARVAAGDISAYYRKQMRNEETGGDFTWSLGAVLSNLGGKVNYGAGTDTENFIPTNLKLGGGISFSADGRNRFNFVADARKLMVPTPDGTNINSRPLLNGVFGSFSDAPDGFKEELQEIGLAVGAEYWYNNIFALRAGYNSEHKNKGDLKYFTAGAGAHFMDRYSVDFAYLFPVTQGSPLAQTLRITLSLGLNKSEKLDVSDTEN; from the coding sequence ATGAGACTATTTTTTGTTAGTTTATCTTCTCTCTTTATTCTATCAACGGGTGCACTTTTGGCCCAAACCACACCATCAAGCACACAAAGGATTCCTCATTCCCCGCTTTCATTCTTAACATTTGCCCCGGACGCAAGAAGCGCTGCGATGGGGGAAGCCGGGGTCGCACTTAGTCCCGATGCCAATGCTACTTACTGGAATGCCGCCAAGCTTCCTTACAATACGAAAGACATAGGTGTATCTGCATCATATACGCCTTGGCTCAGGAACCTTGTAGACGATATGTGGCTGGGTTACCTCACAGGATATAAGAAATTGGGTGACAAGCAGGCTGTTGCACTTTCGGTTAACTATTTCAACAATGGCGAGTTGGATTTGAGAACTTCCACTGGTGCTCAAAACGGATATTTTACTTCGAGAGAACTTGCAATCAGCGGAACTTATGCACGCCAGCTAGGTAAAAATTTCTCGCTGGGCTTAACATTGAAATACATTTCTTCAAACCTTGCAGGAAAAGCGGTTATTGACCAAATTTCACTGAATCCTGCTCGTGTAGCAGCGGGTGATATCAGCGCATATTACCGCAAGCAAATGAGAAACGAAGAGACAGGCGGTGACTTCACATGGTCGCTTGGGGCGGTGCTTTCCAACCTGGGTGGTAAAGTGAATTACGGTGCAGGAACTGATACTGAGAACTTTATCCCTACTAATCTTAAACTGGGTGGTGGAATTTCCTTCTCAGCAGACGGACGCAACCGCTTCAATTTCGTTGCTGACGCAAGAAAACTGATGGTGCCAACTCCGGACGGAACCAACATCAATTCCCGTCCGCTGCTTAATGGCGTGTTCGGATCATTCTCGGATGCTCCTGATGGGTTTAAAGAAGAATTGCAGGAGATCGGATTGGCAGTTGGTGCTGAATATTGGTATAATAACATCTTCGCACTTCGCGCCGGTTATAACTCAGAACATAAGAATAAAGGCGACCTGAAATATTTCACAGCAGGCGCAGGAGCTCATTTTATGGACAGATATTCGGTTGATTTCGCTTATCTTTTCCCAGTTACACAAGGAAGCCCGTTGGCTCAGACACTTAGAATCACACTTTCACTTGGCCTTAACAAGTCGGAGAAACTGGACGTAAGCGATACAGAGAACTAA
- the porU gene encoding type IX secretion system sortase PorU: MHWLKHVNVRDRLIHSVLCCLGLLISFSSKAQEKSILSSGNWFKLAVTETGIHRLDAAFFKKLGINASEIDPRQIQIYSQQAGMLPQANNALKSNALLESAVWVAGEADGKFDGNDAAYFYAESPHEILYDSAKAELKHQINIYTDSNYYFLTYGQQNGLRVKPLAALASLNGKVINQFDDYWFHENEKYNLLKSGREWWGEYLNNSPLAFTANIPDIVPASKIKLRTSAIGAAQIATKFLWQLNGKQVGESAIGTVSAGTYDIKALRSDATFTVNADNAPTEAFSIAVNYERNGQNSAQGYLNYMALHVKRQLRRYDNQQVYRFLPEIADTVTYEFANAIPEWQLWDVTNPQVPSVVNRNIQNSIYSFTTRGGKRSRQYIGFLASQAIEPVFLQKIDPQNIISNATPDFLIVTPPAFRQAAERLAAFRESNDELETLVVTTDEIYNEFGGGKPDLTAIRDFVKHLYDKKPEKLKYLLLFGDATFDYKNLLQNQSESQQRLWVPVYESRESLNPVYTYSSDDYFGFMKDGEGAWLESASSDHTIDIGVGRLPVKTLAEAELSVDKLIRYGSSGRGFGNWRNTIQFVADDGDGNIHQRHADELATLLQNDFMPSRVFIDAFPQNTGAEGQKAPAVNQVINKKINEGTLILNYTGHGGVSGWAEEQVLTLADMQSARGIDNLPLLFTATCDFGRYDDPGLVSGAELMVLSPRGAAIGAISTTRPVYSSTNFTLSKAFYEALVNKDPSRRLGDLFKETKNKALVGSLNRNFTLLADPSMKLARAQKAIRWAEKPDTLRALQKVKLKGQVFDAVTTLKDSKFEGIARIVIYDKQTTFKTLGNEGKPETYSEFRSKLFDGSVKVIGGEFICEFVMPKDIDYRTGIGRVNVYAVQSDSLGDASAQLSVTIGGSAIPEIDNTPPQLTAYVNDPSFRDGDVIEPSGNLYISASDENGISISNAGIGHDITMVVNDTMSVNLNEYYTADTGDYRKGVINYPFENLPTGKYVIRVKVWDTYTNFSEIAFGFQIGAFKGIKLNTLKVYPNPFEKDLSFELTHSRENDDVEIVFNILSNNGQSLGHFRRQYFNIESTVKETFDAAQSGYWIPKLTSLIYQLSIRSLKDNSSDQRSGKLVRSP, encoded by the coding sequence ATGCATTGGTTGAAGCATGTTAATGTGCGTGATCGCCTGATCCATTCAGTGTTATGCTGTTTGGGATTACTTATTTCTTTTTCTTCAAAAGCACAGGAAAAATCTATTCTTTCAAGCGGTAACTGGTTCAAGCTGGCAGTTACGGAAACGGGTATTCACCGTCTGGACGCAGCTTTTTTCAAAAAGCTGGGCATTAATGCATCAGAAATTGATCCCAGGCAAATCCAGATTTACAGCCAGCAAGCAGGAATGCTTCCGCAGGCTAATAATGCATTAAAATCCAATGCATTGCTGGAAAGTGCGGTTTGGGTTGCAGGGGAGGCCGATGGTAAGTTTGATGGCAACGACGCGGCTTATTTCTATGCCGAAAGCCCGCACGAAATCTTATACGATTCTGCAAAGGCAGAGTTGAAGCATCAGATTAACATATACACCGATTCCAACTATTATTTCCTGACCTATGGACAGCAAAATGGGCTTAGGGTGAAGCCTTTGGCGGCACTTGCTTCTTTGAATGGCAAAGTGATTAATCAGTTTGATGACTATTGGTTTCATGAAAATGAAAAATACAACCTGCTTAAATCAGGCAGGGAATGGTGGGGCGAATATTTGAACAATTCGCCGCTTGCCTTCACGGCGAACATTCCCGACATTGTTCCGGCGTCGAAAATAAAGCTGCGTACTTCTGCGATCGGTGCAGCACAGATCGCCACCAAATTTCTCTGGCAACTGAATGGCAAGCAAGTAGGAGAGTCTGCCATTGGAACCGTCAGCGCCGGTACTTATGATATCAAAGCATTACGGTCCGATGCAACATTTACAGTAAATGCAGACAATGCGCCAACTGAGGCGTTCAGCATCGCTGTAAACTACGAGCGAAACGGGCAGAATTCCGCACAAGGATATCTGAATTACATGGCCTTACATGTGAAACGACAATTGCGCCGCTACGATAATCAGCAGGTTTACAGGTTTTTACCGGAAATTGCTGACACGGTTACCTATGAATTCGCAAATGCAATTCCAGAATGGCAGCTCTGGGATGTGACTAATCCGCAGGTTCCATCAGTCGTGAATCGAAATATCCAGAACAGCATATATTCATTTACAACAAGAGGCGGGAAGCGTAGCAGACAATATATAGGCTTTCTTGCAAGCCAGGCGATTGAGCCGGTCTTTTTGCAAAAAATTGATCCGCAGAACATTATCAGCAATGCTACGCCAGACTTCCTGATTGTTACACCCCCGGCATTCAGGCAAGCTGCTGAAAGGCTGGCTGCATTCCGCGAAAGTAATGATGAGCTGGAAACGCTGGTTGTGACTACGGACGAGATTTACAATGAATTTGGAGGAGGAAAGCCCGATCTGACCGCGATAAGGGACTTTGTAAAACACCTTTATGATAAAAAGCCTGAGAAGCTGAAATATCTGCTTTTGTTCGGTGATGCAACATTTGATTACAAAAATCTTTTGCAAAATCAATCGGAGTCACAGCAGAGGCTTTGGGTGCCGGTTTACGAAAGCCGAGAGTCACTAAATCCGGTTTATACGTATTCTTCGGATGACTATTTTGGTTTCATGAAGGATGGCGAGGGCGCATGGCTGGAATCGGCTTCGAGTGATCATACGATTGACATCGGGGTAGGAAGACTTCCGGTCAAAACATTGGCTGAGGCGGAGCTCAGTGTGGACAAATTGATCCGCTATGGTTCGTCCGGCCGTGGTTTTGGGAATTGGCGGAACACCATTCAGTTTGTTGCTGACGATGGCGATGGTAACATTCACCAGCGTCACGCGGACGAGCTGGCGACATTGCTTCAAAACGATTTTATGCCTTCACGGGTGTTCATTGATGCATTTCCACAAAATACAGGTGCAGAAGGACAAAAGGCTCCAGCGGTAAATCAGGTGATCAACAAAAAGATTAACGAGGGCACATTAATCCTGAACTACACGGGTCACGGGGGCGTGAGCGGCTGGGCGGAGGAACAGGTCCTGACGCTGGCAGATATGCAATCGGCGCGCGGGATAGATAATTTGCCACTGCTTTTTACAGCGACTTGCGATTTTGGTCGATACGATGATCCCGGGTTGGTTTCAGGCGCAGAATTGATGGTTTTAAGTCCGAGAGGCGCAGCCATTGGTGCCATCAGCACGACGCGGCCGGTTTATTCCAGCACCAATTTCACGCTTAGCAAAGCATTTTATGAAGCTTTGGTTAATAAAGATCCGAGCCGGAGGTTAGGCGATCTTTTCAAAGAAACCAAAAACAAAGCGCTGGTAGGAAGCCTGAACCGCAATTTTACATTGCTTGCGGATCCGTCGATGAAGCTCGCCCGGGCTCAGAAAGCAATCCGATGGGCAGAAAAGCCGGATACATTGCGTGCATTGCAAAAAGTGAAGCTGAAAGGGCAGGTCTTTGACGCAGTTACAACATTAAAGGACAGCAAGTTCGAAGGCATTGCACGCATTGTAATATATGATAAGCAAACCACATTCAAAACGCTGGGTAATGAAGGCAAGCCGGAAACTTATTCAGAGTTTCGCAGCAAATTGTTCGATGGCAGTGTAAAGGTGATAGGAGGGGAATTTATTTGTGAGTTTGTCATGCCAAAGGATATCGATTACCGTACGGGAATAGGCAGGGTCAACGTCTATGCTGTTCAGTCAGACAGTCTTGGTGACGCCAGTGCACAGCTGAGTGTTACCATTGGCGGCAGCGCGATCCCCGAAATCGACAACACACCGCCGCAACTTACGGCCTATGTGAACGATCCGTCGTTCAGGGATGGCGACGTTATTGAGCCGTCGGGCAACTTATACATTTCTGCCAGCGACGAAAATGGGATCAGTATTTCCAATGCGGGGATCGGGCATGATATCACGATGGTTGTCAATGACACGATGTCGGTTAACCTGAACGAATACTACACAGCGGATACGGGTGATTACCGCAAGGGCGTCATCAATTATCCGTTTGAAAACTTACCAACCGGTAAATATGTAATTAGAGTAAAAGTCTGGGATACTTATACTAACTTCTCTGAAATTGCGTTCGGTTTTCAGATAGGTGCATTCAAGGGCATCAAACTCAACACGCTGAAAGTATATCCAAACCCATTTGAAAAAGATTTGTCATTTGAACTGACACATAGCAGGGAAAATGATGATGTCGAAATAGTTTTTAATATATTATCAAACAATGGGCAGTCTCTGGGACATTTCCGCAGACAATATTTCAACATTGAGTCAACCGTTAAAGAAACATTTGACGCTGCTCAATCAGGATATTGGATACCGAAGCTTACTTCTCTTATTTACCAGTTAAGCATCAGGTCCTTAAAAGATAATTCCAGCGACCAGCGGTCCGGTAAGTTGGTCCGTTCTCCTTAG
- the murA gene encoding UDP-N-acetylglucosamine 1-carboxyvinyltransferase, whose protein sequence is MASFKITGDRRLKGSIVPQGAKNEALQIICAVLLTKEPVTIHNIPNIRDVNQLINLLADLGVRQTRLSESSIRFEAADINLDHLESESYKQKAAALRGSVMLLGPMLARFRKGRIPRPGGDKIGRRRLDTHFLGFEKLGAQFSYDEEDGGFYKVDATNLKGAYMLLDEASVTGTANVLMAAVMAEGTTTIYNAACEPYLQQLCKMLNRMGAKISGIASNLLVVEGVSQLSGTEHTMLPDMIEIGSFIGLAAMTQSEITIKDCQIAQLGIIPDVFQRLGIKMEFQGDDIFIPAQEHYRIENFLDGSTMSVADAPWPGFTPDLLSIILVTATQAQGTVLIHQKMFESRLFFVDKLIEMGAQIILCDPHRATVIGHNRETQLRGIRMTSPDIRAGVALLIAALSAKGISIIDNIEQIDRGYQNIDGRLNAIGAEIIRL, encoded by the coding sequence ATGGCTTCATTTAAAATAACCGGAGATAGACGGCTTAAAGGATCTATTGTTCCTCAAGGCGCAAAAAACGAGGCATTGCAGATTATTTGCGCAGTGCTTTTGACCAAAGAACCGGTAACAATTCATAACATTCCTAACATTCGGGATGTAAATCAGCTTATCAATCTCCTTGCCGACCTGGGTGTCCGTCAAACAAGACTGAGTGAGTCGTCGATTCGCTTTGAAGCAGCTGATATCAATCTGGATCACCTGGAATCGGAATCTTATAAGCAAAAAGCAGCCGCCTTGCGCGGATCGGTCATGTTGCTTGGCCCTATGCTGGCACGTTTCCGCAAAGGCAGAATTCCGCGCCCGGGCGGCGATAAAATAGGCCGTCGCAGGTTGGATACGCACTTTTTAGGTTTTGAAAAATTAGGTGCGCAATTCAGTTACGACGAAGAAGATGGTGGTTTTTATAAAGTTGATGCTACTAACCTGAAAGGCGCTTACATGCTGCTGGACGAAGCGTCTGTTACCGGAACAGCCAATGTTCTGATGGCAGCCGTGATGGCCGAAGGCACGACTACAATTTATAATGCAGCCTGCGAGCCTTATTTACAGCAATTATGTAAAATGCTGAACAGAATGGGCGCCAAAATTTCAGGAATTGCTTCTAATCTGCTTGTTGTAGAAGGCGTTAGCCAGCTCAGCGGAACAGAACATACAATGCTTCCTGATATGATTGAAATCGGCAGCTTTATTGGGTTAGCTGCTATGACACAGTCTGAAATAACGATCAAGGATTGCCAGATCGCGCAATTGGGCATCATTCCAGATGTTTTTCAAAGGCTCGGGATCAAAATGGAATTCCAGGGAGACGATATTTTCATTCCCGCTCAGGAACATTACCGCATTGAAAACTTTCTGGATGGCTCCACCATGTCTGTTGCCGATGCACCATGGCCAGGTTTTACACCGGATTTGCTGAGCATTATCCTGGTAACAGCCACACAGGCGCAAGGAACCGTGCTCATCCATCAGAAGATGTTTGAAAGCCGTCTGTTTTTCGTAGATAAATTAATTGAAATGGGCGCGCAAATAATTCTCTGCGACCCGCACCGTGCAACAGTAATCGGACACAACCGCGAAACGCAACTCCGCGGCATCCGCATGACCTCGCCCGACATCCGCGCCGGAGTAGCGCTACTAATCGCAGCACTATCCGCAAAAGGCATCAGCATTATCGATAACATCGAGCAAATCGACCGTGGTTATCAGAACATCGATGGGAGGTTGAATGCTATTGGCGCTGAGATCATTAGGTTGTGA
- a CDS encoding M16 family metallopeptidase encodes MTIDRTIAPEFRVINAVNLPDPQTYTLDNGTSLHVINIGDQPVIRLEVIFEAGNWYESEIGASFFAIKMLSEGTRSKASAEISEAFDRIGAFTEMTHTADRIGIVVYALSRFLPEVLPLVSELIHEAVFPEKEFEDLRNINIQNLRVNKEKNAYLATTAFRAKLFGSNHPYGQSQEEETISALSIETVKEHYHHFIKNGKFTVVLAGQVGQEDIKVVNEQLGKRQTEASVAPLKNFEQSHYIDTEVLVEKPESVQSSIRMGRKLFNRHHADYFKMLVTNEILGGYFGSRLMKNIREEKGLTYGISSHLVTLRKEGYYMIGTDVKKEFTQQTIDEIKKEIYKLQTEPVGEEELQTVKNFMAGEFAGSLNTAFEVADRQKILLLDGLPTDFFKHYIDQIHATTSEDVLAMATQYLKPEDMLTVIAGGR; translated from the coding sequence ATGACCATTGACCGTACTATCGCCCCCGAATTCAGAGTTATAAATGCTGTAAATCTGCCAGATCCGCAAACTTATACGCTTGATAATGGGACTTCCCTGCATGTAATCAATATCGGAGATCAGCCGGTGATCAGGCTTGAAGTGATTTTTGAAGCGGGGAATTGGTATGAAAGTGAAATCGGTGCGTCGTTCTTTGCAATCAAAATGCTTTCGGAGGGAACGCGTTCGAAAGCATCTGCGGAAATCAGCGAGGCTTTTGACCGGATCGGCGCATTTACCGAAATGACGCATACTGCCGACCGTATAGGAATCGTCGTTTATGCACTTTCGCGGTTTTTACCGGAGGTTTTGCCCCTGGTAAGCGAGCTGATCCATGAAGCCGTTTTCCCAGAAAAAGAGTTTGAAGACCTTCGGAATATCAATATTCAAAATCTGCGGGTTAATAAGGAGAAAAATGCTTACCTGGCAACGACTGCATTCCGTGCAAAACTGTTTGGCAGCAATCATCCTTATGGCCAGAGCCAGGAAGAAGAAACGATTTCTGCACTTTCCATCGAAACGGTCAAAGAGCATTATCATCACTTCATTAAAAATGGAAAATTTACGGTCGTTCTCGCCGGTCAGGTTGGCCAGGAGGATATAAAAGTGGTCAACGAGCAGCTCGGGAAAAGGCAGACTGAGGCGTCTGTTGCGCCATTAAAGAATTTTGAACAATCTCATTATATCGATACAGAAGTGCTTGTAGAGAAGCCTGAGAGCGTGCAGTCATCCATCCGGATGGGAAGGAAGCTGTTCAACCGTCATCATGCTGATTATTTTAAGATGCTGGTAACCAATGAAATATTAGGTGGTTATTTCGGGTCCAGGTTAATGAAAAACATAAGGGAAGAAAAAGGGTTGACATACGGCATTTCTTCGCATTTGGTAACATTGCGCAAAGAAGGTTACTATATGATCGGGACGGATGTGAAAAAGGAATTTACCCAACAAACCATTGACGAAATAAAGAAAGAGATATACAAACTGCAAACCGAGCCGGTAGGCGAGGAGGAGTTGCAAACTGTAAAGAATTTTATGGCAGGAGAATTCGCCGGATCTTTGAACACCGCGTTTGAAGTAGCGGACCGTCAGAAAATCCTGCTTCTCGACGGCTTGCCAACAGATTTTTTCAAACATTACATTGACCAGATCCACGCAACCACAAGCGAAGATGTGCTTGCTATGGCAACGCAGTATCTGAAACCTGAGGATATGCTTACTGTAATTGCCGGCGGAAGGTGA
- a CDS encoding 3-keto-disaccharide hydrolase — translation MKLQLTLLFSMISFIVFGQKNADKQEWKQLFNGKNLDGWDIKIRGYELNDNYLNTFRVEDGKMVVRYDKYDDFKQKYGHIFYKGDFSYYRISVEYRFVGEQAPKGEGWAWRNSGIMVHGQPAATMGKDQDFPASIEVQLLGGNDKTRTTCNLCTPGTNVVMDGKLITQHCVNSKSQTYNGDQWVKAEVLVLGDSLIQHFANGEMVLEYNKPQIGGGNVSGHDPSLMIAGKLLDHGSISLQSESHPVEFRKVEILDLKGCMDPKAVNYKSYYVKADNSKCSYGKK, via the coding sequence ATGAAATTACAACTTACATTACTTTTCAGCATGATAAGCTTCATCGTTTTCGGTCAGAAAAATGCCGATAAACAGGAGTGGAAGCAGCTTTTCAACGGCAAGAACCTCGACGGCTGGGACATTAAAATACGTGGATATGAACTGAACGACAACTACCTGAACACATTCCGGGTGGAAGATGGAAAAATGGTTGTGCGTTATGACAAGTATGACGACTTCAAGCAAAAATATGGTCACATTTTCTATAAAGGAGATTTTTCATACTATCGTATTTCCGTGGAATATCGCTTCGTAGGCGAGCAGGCGCCCAAAGGCGAAGGCTGGGCATGGCGCAACAGCGGAATCATGGTGCACGGCCAGCCCGCTGCAACGATGGGGAAAGACCAGGATTTCCCGGCCTCCATTGAAGTGCAGCTGTTGGGTGGAAATGACAAAACCCGCACGACCTGCAACCTTTGCACGCCAGGAACCAATGTGGTGATGGACGGGAAACTAATCACACAACATTGCGTGAATTCCAAGTCACAAACTTACAATGGCGATCAATGGGTAAAAGCAGAAGTGCTTGTACTAGGCGATTCGCTGATCCAGCATTTTGCAAATGGAGAAATGGTTCTGGAATACAACAAACCACAAATCGGCGGAGGGAATGTAAGCGGCCATGATCCGTCGCTGATGATTGCCGGAAAATTACTGGATCACGGTTCCATCTCACTACAAAGCGAAAGCCATCCTGTTGAATTCAGGAAAGTTGAAATCCTGGATTTGAAAGGCTGCATGGACCCAAAGGCGGTCAATTATAAGTCTTACTATGTGAAGGCGGATAATAGCAAGTGTAGTTACGGGAAGAAGTAG
- a CDS encoding cryptochrome/photolyase family protein: MSLKTKKRITIFWFRRDLRLHDNAGLYYALRGEYPVVPLFIFDKTILDDLENKQDKRLMFIHQTVLELQKQLRDLGSDILIFYGHPTDVWKELSEKYDIAEAVTNTDYEPYATERDTAVNKILQAKNAQLKAYKDQVIFEKKEILTGQNTPYTVFTPYSRMWKQKCNDFYLSSYPNKKYFKNFLQWKGDAIPELEEMGFQPTDTDFPSSQIPAELLENYEKGRDFPAMEATSRIGIHLRFGTVSIRQLARFAKERSSLYLNELIWREFYQQILYNFPHVGKGKAFRAAYDDINWGYDKEAFQKWCDGKTGYPLVDAGMRQMNAIGFMHNRVRMVTASFLAKHLLLNWRLGEAYFAEKLLDYDLAANNGGWQWAVGSGTDAAPYFRIFNPEAQAKKFDPDGEYIKKWVPEFGTDAYPEPMVDHKMARERCLKAYKKALDKS; encoded by the coding sequence ATGAGCTTAAAAACAAAAAAAAGGATCACAATATTTTGGTTTCGCCGGGATTTAAGGCTGCATGATAATGCAGGTTTATACTATGCATTGCGTGGAGAATATCCTGTCGTCCCCTTATTTATATTTGACAAAACAATCCTGGATGATCTTGAAAATAAGCAAGATAAGCGCCTAATGTTCATTCATCAGACGGTTCTGGAATTGCAAAAACAATTGCGTGATCTTGGCTCTGACATTCTAATATTTTATGGTCATCCAACCGATGTCTGGAAAGAATTAAGTGAAAAATATGACATTGCTGAGGCCGTTACCAACACAGATTATGAGCCTTATGCCACCGAGCGAGACACAGCAGTCAACAAAATTCTTCAAGCAAAAAATGCGCAGCTGAAAGCGTACAAGGATCAGGTGATTTTTGAAAAAAAGGAAATCCTAACCGGCCAAAATACGCCATACACCGTTTTCACACCTTATAGCCGCATGTGGAAGCAGAAATGCAATGACTTCTATTTGTCTTCTTACCCTAACAAAAAGTATTTCAAAAACTTTTTACAATGGAAAGGCGACGCAATTCCAGAGCTGGAAGAAATGGGCTTTCAGCCCACGGACACAGATTTCCCATCTAGCCAAATCCCGGCCGAATTGCTCGAAAACTATGAAAAAGGAAGGGATTTCCCTGCCATGGAGGCCACAAGCCGAATCGGCATACATTTAAGATTTGGGACAGTGAGCATTCGCCAGCTGGCGCGATTTGCCAAAGAGCGTAGTAGCCTTTATCTCAACGAACTGATCTGGCGGGAATTCTATCAGCAAATTCTCTATAATTTCCCGCACGTAGGAAAGGGCAAAGCGTTCCGGGCTGCATATGACGACATTAATTGGGGTTATGATAAAGAAGCTTTCCAGAAATGGTGTGATGGTAAGACGGGTTATCCGCTGGTGGATGCGGGTATGCGGCAGATGAATGCCATTGGCTTTATGCATAACCGCGTCAGAATGGTTACAGCAAGCTTTCTTGCCAAACATTTACTGTTGAACTGGCGCTTAGGGGAAGCTTATTTCGCAGAAAAACTGCTGGATTACGATCTGGCAGCAAACAATGGCGGATGGCAATGGGCGGTTGGCTCAGGGACAGATGCGGCCCCTTACTTCCGGATTTTCAACCCGGAAGCACAGGCAAAAAAGTTTGATCCGGATGGAGAATACATTAAAAAATGGGTCCCGGAATTTGGCACTGATGCATATCCAGAACCCATGGTAGATCACAAAATGGCGCGGGAAAGATGTCTCAAAGCCTATAAAAAGGCATTAGACAAGTCTTAA
- a CDS encoding geranylgeranylglyceryl/heptaprenylglyceryl phosphate synthase, translating to MKTANHKIADLLSARKIEKRKSFAVLLDPDKINFSTFPKFLEFAVEHGVDFFFVGGSLITNYAIDQLIAAIHEHTNIPAILFPGSSLHIDPSADAVLFLSLISGRNPELLIGQHVIAAPMLKRSGIEVLPTGYLLIESGKLTTVSYISNTTPLPRDKPGIVACTALAGEFLGLKLMFLDAGSGAQFPVTSETIRAVRETVDTPIIVGGGIDSYEKADAALGAGADVIVVGNGIEQNPDLLPEVAACVKAFNRKTESV from the coding sequence ATGAAAACAGCGAATCATAAAATCGCAGACCTCCTTTCAGCAAGAAAAATAGAGAAAAGGAAATCGTTTGCTGTTCTCTTGGATCCTGACAAAATTAATTTTTCAACATTTCCGAAATTCCTGGAATTCGCGGTTGAGCATGGCGTTGACTTTTTTTTCGTAGGAGGCAGCCTCATTACCAATTACGCGATTGACCAGCTTATTGCCGCTATACACGAGCACACGAACATTCCTGCTATCCTTTTCCCCGGAAGCAGCCTTCACATCGATCCTTCCGCCGACGCGGTCCTTTTCCTTTCCCTGATTTCAGGGCGCAATCCGGAACTTCTTATTGGTCAGCATGTTATAGCGGCGCCGATGTTGAAGAGAAGCGGAATTGAAGTTTTGCCTACCGGTTATCTATTAATCGAAAGCGGAAAGCTCACAACCGTTTCATATATCAGTAATACTACACCCTTACCAAGGGACAAGCCTGGCATTGTAGCTTGTACAGCATTAGCGGGAGAATTTTTGGGCCTCAAACTCATGTTCCTGGACGCAGGCAGCGGCGCACAATTCCCGGTTACATCGGAAACCATCAGAGCTGTCCGCGAAACCGTGGACACACCCATCATCGTAGGCGGCGGTATCGATTCGTATGAAAAAGCGGATGCCGCACTGGGCGCGGGAGCCGACGTAATCGTAGTCGGTAACGGAATAGAACAAAACCCGGACCTGCTTCCCGAAGTTGCAGCATGCGTAAAGGCTTTCAATAGGAAAACAGAAAGCGTTTAA
- a CDS encoding phage holin family protein — protein MLSQLEEIKDTLFKYFETRIDLFKIETRDKIERAVVMGLYGAILLCIALTVLILMVILLGTFLNKWLDSDYLGYLILLGVFILKLVIWIVFREKLIQFIRGIIVRFVKIKED, from the coding sequence ATGCTTAGTCAACTAGAGGAAATTAAGGACACGCTTTTTAAGTACTTCGAGACCCGTATCGATCTTTTTAAAATCGAAACAAGGGACAAGATTGAACGTGCGGTTGTAATGGGGCTTTATGGCGCCATTCTGCTTTGTATCGCGCTTACAGTGCTTATATTGATGGTAATTCTACTCGGGACGTTCCTGAACAAATGGCTCGACAGCGATTATCTGGGCTATCTGATTCTGTTGGGCGTGTTCATTTTGAAACTGGTAATCTGGATTGTCTTCAGAGAAAAGCTGATTCAGTTTATCCGTGGAATTATCGTTCGTTTTGTCAAAATAAAAGAGGATTAA
- a CDS encoding phage holin family protein, which produces MKLIIRLLISTLAILLAAKLIPGVVVASTTTAIIVAIVLGILNTFLKPVLQILALPITIMTLGLFYFVVNVFIIYLATYLVSGFSIDGFIPALLFGFVVSIISGILGMFLD; this is translated from the coding sequence ATGAAATTAATAATACGTCTGTTAATCAGTACATTAGCAATTTTACTTGCTGCTAAGTTAATTCCAGGAGTTGTTGTAGCTAGCACAACCACCGCCATTATTGTGGCTATTGTGCTGGGGATTTTAAACACATTTTTGAAACCCGTATTGCAGATTCTCGCACTGCCGATCACGATCATGACATTGGGACTATTCTATTTTGTTGTGAACGTTTTCATCATTTACCTTGCCACCTATCTTGTTTCCGGGTTTTCCATAGACGGGTTCATTCCTGCACTGCTTTTCGGTTTCGTCGTTTCTATCATTTCAGGTATTCTTGGTATGTTTTTGGATTAG